A region of the Conger conger chromosome 6, fConCon1.1, whole genome shotgun sequence genome:
CACACTTTGGATTTAAGGCTGGCACATGAAATAGCAGGTCCTCCATTTTCATAAAGGCAGGAGGTGTCCCTTTAAGTTGCGTCAGAGGTGAAGAGGAGAAGTAGGTGACAGCACCTAAGCAACTGTACAAGGGGCGGGGCTTAGACACACACAAGGGTTCCTTTATACTTCTACAGGTAATCTATGACTATCTTGGTTTGTGAAGAGCGTTTAGATTTTTGGCagatttctccatttttattggATTGTCGGTTTTCGAATTGACGCAGCTATATCCTTAGACGTGGATTGGATTTGTGATGCAAGTCAGTTAATTGTTGCACCTCTGATCTCGGTATCATTTTAATTGACTGAGTCTGAATTTTTGGTTTCTTTTCCATTCGTACATATACTCCTACTACTCCTGCTgctagtaaaataaaaatgacaagacATATGAGTGAAATAGCATATTTTTCAAGGACATATGTTTGCTTGTTAACTGAAGGTATTATGTTGACTTTGTATACACGGCTGATCACACAGTTCTCTGAGAAGATCACTGTGTAAGTTCCCACATCGTCTGATGTCACGTTCAGCATCGTGAGAGTGTTGCTCTTCCGTTCCATCCTGTTCTTGTACTTTGGTTCACATCTAAACTCATCTGTGTCCGTGGAACACAGTGACACTTTGGGGAATGTTCCACCCTTAGAGAAGGTCACATTCACTGGTTTTTCAGGTAAACTGAGGGAGAAAGGCTCCCCAAGGCTGAGACTGACTGATTGGAAGCGCCCATAATCTGAGGACAGAAAACATAATATTAAAGACACTTTTTCAAAGTTTTCACTTCCAAAATAGTCAATCATACTTCCATACAACCAAATGATTTTAGAAAATGTGGTAAAAGCTTGCAACACAAGTAAAATAATAAGCTTTCATGGATATATTACCTTTAAGTTCCAGAAGGACTGAAGTTACATTGTGCTTCTGGTCGGTGGAGCACTGATAAACTCCTGAGTCACACAGACCAGTAACGCTCAAGGACAAAGAGAAGTTGCCATCTCTCCAGTCAGGAGACACAGAGACCCTTCCCTCGTACTTTGGCCCATAGGAGATTAACCCCTCTGAGTTGATCTTCAGCACCAGGTCACCTCCTCTTTCCCACTGAACAAAGAGTCTGTCTCGCTCATATTTGTTAACACCACCATAGCAGGGCAAAGTCACCGAGTCGTTAACAGCTACAGGGAGAGGCCTAGAAAAGCGGGGTGCTGCaagcgtgagagagggagagagagagaaagaacagttCATTACTATTTTGTATGTTCCTTGTTGCTATGCCAATATTTACGAAGTGTATTTCCTGCCCATTGAAACATTGAGAAccgagagagagcaggagagcgtGAGTGTAGGGCAttgtacataagtgtgcctctctgcagacccccaaaaggaaacagattGTGTTTACCAAGTTGACATAGGGTCAGGAAgccttgatgaaaagacagtgctcgtcaatacaggactattgctcccatcattgtgctgcctctgcgcaattctgccacctcagtggaatgctcccagaactgatgaattgaaatagcactgtataaaccatggatttatataaacacatacagtgtttggtgtctttagatagctaatgatgtgggaaatagtttggtgtcattggtggtgcagtacactggttgctgaataaagatcttgtaggaataaaccacaggtaatgcaagttacctgtgagtcagcatccagctgtaatacaaaggttaaccaggtttgtaggacatacagagatgacatcagcaggaccattatTGTTACCTccgtctttatttgatgatttgttgtttttcctgaaaaccctgggtatatagagggaaacatggaatggttcgaggagactcgctaatacgaTCTCCTGCGCACTAtttgcgtatagccattcatattacaacttgtaattcttgtaacacattgtcattctatttctgcaatgcacaatgtttaataaattgtattaatttgaacctgcatccaaTTGACttacaccactgcacactttaGAGTTTAGAGTACTAACACACaaagacaacctaggatacatgcaccccgtagtcactcgcctatacaccagtgccgtcacaagatacatactaagtgtatcattgtaggctaaaCATGCCACAGGTAAGTCCGCGTCTATACAAATGGATAGGGAtcttatagagccacactattggcggacatttgcagttccttttgttaaaCTGTTAGAAAAGAGGAGCAGTTGAatttatcttttggagtcagataaacgagaacaaaattaaattaaccctgttccagtagcattggtcagactacatgcgtttccttcacctatttggggggtttcttacatgagagagagaggggtgagagtgagagggagagagagaaagacaggagagagagagatgggaggtgACTACAGGGGAGGAGTGAAAGGAGAAAAATACAGAACAGCTGCTTTAATTTACTCatattctttgttttgttcactGATATTCTTTCAGtcaaacatgaaacaaaaattgCAGCTCACTTACGTAAAACATGGAGTTTCACATCCTTGAGATAATGCTCATTCTTGACCACGCACTCGTATTTGCCCTCATCGCTGGACTTAACGGAGCTGATATTGATGGAGAAGTCTCGACGCAGAATCCTCTCTGTGGGGAACGTAACTCTACCACTGAAGTGAGAGCCCACAACAAGTTCCCCACCAGAGTAGTGAGCCACTGTGTTCTGGTCAGTCTTCCACAGGACGTCCAGCTGATCATCAGGGAGGTGACTGTGTGCAGAGCCATTACaggggagagtgacagagtCTCCAAACCTCCCTTCAATAATGGAAAGGGATGACTCTGTAGCTGAGAGCACTGGAGGAGAGACTGATGgaatgactgagagagagagaggggggagagagagagaaagggtggggagagagagaggggtgggagggagagagagaggggggagtgagggggggagagagagtgagagggtgggggagagagacaaattTCTGTATGAGCAGTAATATGGGGGAAATACTCAAGACAGGCAAGCAATCACAGATCGGAAGACTAATTTCAACATGGGTGAGAGCTGGTTCAGCCAGACACCCCATTGACTTTACAGTGGTTCCCATttaatttgagtgtgtgtgtgcgtgcatgtgtagcCAACGTGCAGTAAGTGTGTGAAAAGTGCTGAgtaaatttaaatgtatgtgtTATATATGTATAGCCATTGAAAAACTGACTGCATCATTGtttcaaattaattacattttaatttaaaggtacaataggtcattttgagCTTCTAATGGTccagagaggaatagcagcaacaaacaccttcaaatcacaacactgtttatcccaccccttctctgtaaatgcgctgatgttgaaacgccattggctttGGCAATAAGAACCAATTTCCAACCAATGAGcatgaattattgtacatttatacaatcttttggtacagagtgtcgggccgcaaactttatattttgaaacccgaacttaaggactatgaacacaggcaaagggtgagtgtcagtgaggtttttttcaatgatcggaagggattggtcttgtaactatgttttaacacagaaatcgtacctattgtaaTTTTCATATCAATTTGTTAAAATGTACAGAATTCTAATGAATATAGTAGTCAGAAATCCATTgaactcagaaactgctgatcttcagggatttttacacacactagtctctagaatttgcaaagaatggtgcaaaaaactaaagaaatccagtgagcagcagctctgcagacTAATGTCTTGtaaatgagagacgtcagaggagaatgaccagactggtcaaagctgacaagaaggtgacagcaatgcaaataaccacacattacaacagtggtatgcagaagagcatctctgaacacataacacatcatacctctaagtggataggctagagcagtagaagtctaaaacgtcgaataaatacctaataaagtgctcactgagtgcatgttcCCTCAACATAGAGGTGCGTCATGAATATAGTGCATATTATTTTGACTGACAATTCCACAATTAGCATGTCTTAAAAATAAGGCACAATAACTTCGCCTTCACTGAAGAACAGTTTAGAAATCCCACAGTTTAGAAGGCCAACAGTACTTACCGAGCAACAAGACGAGAATGAAGGAAATGACACCGACAGCCATCACACACGGCTGGCATCTGAAAAAAATCAAACAGGTTTCTCTTTATAGATTACAGTTTTTTCCGATTACTTGCACACTTGTTCCAGAATTTGGctcaaaactctaaacaaaaGCCAAATAAGACAACACTTGGAGATAAACATCTCACTTCTACggcaaaattaattaattcattatcctaacccgcttatcctgaacagggtcgcaagggggctggagcctatcccaggtcgccagtccatcgcagggcacacacaccattcactcacacactcatactcatacctacaagcaatttagactctcgaatcagcctaacctgcatgtctttggactgtgggaggaaaccggagtacccggaggaaacccatgcagacacggggagaacatgctaactccgcacagagaggccccggccgacggggattcaaacccaggacctccttgctgtgaggcggcagtgctacccactgcaccatccgtgccgccaatataaaaaatatatggttAAAATCGTCTACTTTAGGCCCATATAAAAATATAGTTGCTTCCTCGTAGCCTAACTCGGGACGGCATAACCCAGCACGAACCCTCCTGCCAGAccgctgatttaaaaaaaaaaaaaaagccagaacCACACTTACCGTACAAGGCGATTTGCTTCATTTAGATGCCCCTCCACATTTTAGCTAAACTCACCCGTTTCAATCCACTCACCTATAACTGCGTGAACTCCTTAAAAGATGAGTTTTTCTTCCCCGCGGTAGTGTATGCTACTGAAGGAgttgtaaatgtaatattttactttCGGTTCGATGTGCCTACTGCGCAGTCGGTCTCACAGTGACGCCCGTCCCGGCGTAACAGCGGTCACGCCATGCGCATATTCATTGCGGTTCACGCCTTtatacagttgtgttaaaataaatagcagtgcgttaaaaaaaagtgaatgaagtaaaaatattttttaatagcttttagttcaatctTTCAAAtgcagtggaaacattacacattcgaTTCCAAATTAAAGCATTAGCCAATTtaatcaagtctgcgttattcttttacaggaatcAAAGACACgggaaaaaaatggcagtggcaacatttttctcttcaaactgtataaactgaaggaattttaaaagattttacttcactttaaattactgaactaatattcagttgcataattgtttttgataactgctgcgcatgtcatggtgggaggttattcccgtggtgaccgctagagggcctaggatcattgttatcacctgttcctcatttgcatCAGGGGAATGGCCTCCcaacagagtatttaaggccattttgtatgagcctcagtgcttttgtgttactgttcgcCCTAACACCAAGCTGGTaaatgcacacggtagactcgaggtttgagtcaggtactgtgcaggtgtgtgtccaCTTAACCAAACTTACAAACAGTTATTCTAAAAGGTAGGAAGGCGTTTGGTATGGTTTTACCAacgccttccctaagggtttattttcattttttacttttgggctcgtgtgagccggtggtagagggacgttgtccccggtaaatgtattttggtttgtgtttattcctgagctgcgcctcatggtttttgtttagcctacgctgtttttggctaggttgtatttttatttcattgcccctGATTGGGCACTCTCTGTGCTCGTTATTCAGCACAGTTACTGGCCGGTACACTCGCCCTGTTTTCTAAGGGTCGTTtcattttcttcagccattttgggctctTTTTCTGTTTCGttattaagaatcgccttcgggtttgtttttgtttctcccccctgttacaggagttattctcattttttgtcccacttatccctgtactctgcccctggga
Encoded here:
- the LOC133130067 gene encoding uncharacterized protein LOC133130067; the protein is MAVGVISFILVLLLVIPSVSPPVLSATESSLSIIEGRFGDSVTLPCNGSAHSHLPDDQLDVLWKTDQNTVAHYSGGELVVGSHFSGRVTFPTERILRRDFSINISSVKSSDEGKYECVVKNEHYLKDVKLHVLPPRFSRPLPVAVNDSVTLPCYGGVNKYERDRLFVQWERGGDLVLKINSEGLISYGPKYEGRVSVSPDWRDGNFSLSLSVTGLCDSGVYQCSTDQKHNVTSVLLELKDYGRFQSVSLSLGEPFSLSLPEKPVNVTFSKGGTFPKVSLCSTDTDEFRCEPKYKNRMERKSNTLTMLNVTSDDVGTYTVIFSENCVISRVYKVNIIPSVNKQTYVLEKYAISLICLVIFILLAAGVVGVYVRMEKKPKIQTQSIKMIPRSEVQQLTDLHHKSNPRLRI